In Epinephelus fuscoguttatus linkage group LG15, E.fuscoguttatus.final_Chr_v1, a genomic segment contains:
- the rgs5b gene encoding regulator of G-protein signaling 5b, whose amino-acid sequence MCRALESLPITCLERAKELKALFGSLLQKSDHSITSQSKKHDKLRFNIEEPLKWKESFEKLLSSQNGLCLFRAFLVSEFSEENIAFYLACEDYRETKPSKQAAKAKKIYDEFIGSDAPREVNLDHVTKAITKENMEHLNNSCFSLAQAKIYTLMEKDCYPRFLKSSTYLELSRKAKTG is encoded by the exons atgtgcagagcaCTCGAATCACTGCCTATCACTTGCCTGGAGAG GGCAAAGGAGCTGAAGGCTTTGTTCGGAAGTTTACTTCAAAAGTCAGATCACAGCATAACAAGCCAGTCAAAGAAACATGACAAACTGAG GTTTAATATCGAGGAGCCTCTGAAATGGAAAGAGTCGTTTGAGAaactgttgtccagtcaaa ATGGACTGTGCCTGTTCAGAGCATTCCTGGTGTCCGAGTTCAGCGAGGAAAACATTGCCTTCTACCTGGCTTGCGAGGACTACCGGGAGACGAAACCGTCAAAGCAGGCCGCCAAAGCCAAGAAAATTTACGACGAGTTCATCGGCTCTGATGCACCACGAGAG GTAAATCTTGACCATGTGACCAAAGCCATCACAAAGGAGAACATGGAGCATCTCAACAACTCCTGTTTCAGTCTGGCCCAAGCCAAAATCTACACCCTGATGGAGAAAGACTGCTACCCTCGCTTCCTCAAGTCCTCCACATACCTGGAGCTCAGCAGAAAGGCCAAGACAGGCTAA